GTGCAGGAACGCCTGCGCGAGGGCGTCGTGCAAATCATCCAGCAGGAGCGCGATCTCGACCGCCACATGCTCAACGGACGGCTCACGGCCTTTGTGTTGCTTGAGGATGTTCGCGTGGGCGATGTGATCGACTACGCCTCCTCGCGTCGCGGCGCCAATCCCGTCTTCGGCGGGAAATACATGGAGGATCTCAGCACCGGCTGGTCCGTGCCGGTGCGCCACCAACGCATCCGCATCATCGTGCCTTCGGATCGCCCCTTGACCCATAAACAGCTGGGCGACTCCGTGCTCATCCCCAGCTCCATCCGCAGCGGCAACGACACTATTCTCACATGGGAAGGCCGCGATTTGCCCGTGATCCAAGGCGAGGGCGAACTCCCGTCCTGGTATACACCGTATCCCTCGCTTCAACTCACCGAGTTTAAATCCTGGGCCGAAGTCGCCTCGTGGGCGGTCCCGCTCTACGCACTGCCCGATGTGGTGCCCGAATCCGTAGCCACCAAAGCCGCCGAACTCACCGAGGGCCTGTCCACCGCTGAGGACAAAACCATCGCGCTGCTCAACTTCGTTCAGCAGGAGATCCGTTATCTGGGCTTGGAACTCGGGCCCGGCACGCATCGCCCCACCGCGCCCGCCGACGTCCTCGCCCGGCGCTTCGGCGATTGCAAAGACAAGACGCTCCTCTTCTGCACGCTCATGCGCGCATCCGGCCTCAAGGCCTGGCCTGCATTGGTCAACACTGACTACCGCGACCACATCAAAGACTGGGTGCCTTCACCCTACGCCTTCGATCACGTCATCGCCTGCGTTTCTCGCGGTCAGGCGCTCTGGTGGGTCGATCCCACGCTCACCAATCAAAAGGGCGGCGCGCTCTACCGCGGACTTCCCGATTACCGGCTGTCACTCCCCGTCGACCGCAACACCGATGCGCTCGCCCCGATCACCCGGCCCGAACTCGCCCAGCGTCGCATGGAAATCGATGAACGCTTCGACGTCACCGCCTTTGACGCTCCCGCCCGCTTCAAGGTTGTCAGCCGTTACACCGGCCTCAGCGCGGACAGCATTCGCGCCTACTTCGCACGCACGTCCCTCGACGAGATCACCAAGGAATACGTCAACTACTACGCCACGGCCTACCCCGGCCTCACGAGCACGAAGCCCGTTTCGATCAGCGACCGAGCGGAGACCAACACCGTGACGATCGAGGAAAACTACAGCGTTCCCGACCTCTGGAAATCCGAGGACTCCGAGCCCAATATCCTCAAGGCCAATTTCTATCCACAAATCATTTCCGACTACGCTACCCAGCCTTCGACCCGCGTGCGCACGATGCCGCTCGGCATTTCGTATCCGGTGAACGTGCTGCTCACCACACGCATTCATCTGCATAAAGACTGGGAGGTTCCGCTCACCGAAAGCACCGTCACCGATCACGCGTTCCGCCTCACCGACAAGATGGTCGGCACCGGCCGGCTGGTCACGATCAACTATCGCTGGGAGTCGCTCGCCGACAACGTGCCCGCCGATAAAATCGCCTCGCACGTTTCCGCCATCAGCCGCGTGCGCGGCACGCTCGGCTACAACCTCACGCACAACAAAGCCATCGCCGCCGCCAACGCCAACACCGCCGGGACCTCCGATGTCGTCCCTCGCTTTCGTTTCAACTGGATGCCCATCGTGCTCATTCTGGTGACCTCGGTGGTCATGTTTTACGTCGGCCGTCACTTCTACGCATTGCCCGCATTGATGCCGCCTCCCGTGCCCGCTCCCGATGAAACCAACCTCGTCGGCCTCGGCGGCTGGCTCATTGTGGTCGCCTTGGGCGTCATCGGTCGGCCCATCTTCTGCATCGTTCAACTCATCCGCGAGTTTGGCGCCGTCTTCAACCTGGACACCTGGGAAGCGATCACCACGCCGGGCTCGGCAACCTATCAAGCCGCGTTCGGCCCGATCATCATCACGGAGGTCATCGGCAACACCCTGCTCATCACCGGCGGGCTCTGGCTCGCGGTGTTTTTCTTCAAACGCAAACGGGCTTTCCCCGGAGCGTTCATCGCCTTGATGGTTTTCATTCTACTCTTCCTCAGCGTCGATACCTGGGCCGTCGACACGCTGCTCAAATCCGACGAACCGGAAAAGACCAAGACCATCTCAGAAATCACCAAGGTGGTGATTCAATGCGCCATCTGGATTCCCTACATGCTCAAATCGCGGCGCGTAAAACTCACCTTTACCCGCTAAATCAATGCACTCGCTTTCCGCGCAACACGGAAAGCGCGGCGCTCAATTCAACTTCACGCGCATGCGGCTGAACTCATTGCACAGCGTGAAGATTTCCTTCGCGGAGGTGAGTTTCAACGCATCCTCGGCGAGCTTCTGGGAATCGCTGAGCTTCATGGAACGAATCAGGTATTTAACCGCCGGGATCAGCGGGGGCGTCATACTCAATTCATCGACTCCGAGTCCGAGCAACAGCGGCGCATAAACCGAATCACCGGCCATCTCGCCGCACACGCTGACCTTGATCTTGTTCTTGTGGGCTTCATCGACCACGAGCTTCAACATGCGAATCACCGCCGGATGCGTTGGCTCGTAGAGATGCGCGATCCGGTTGTTCACGCGGTCCACCGCGAGCAGGTATTGAATCAGGTCATTCGTCCCGATGCTGAAAAAATCGCAATCCTTCGCCAGCACGTCCGACGTGATGGCGGCGCTGGGGATCTCGATCATGGCGCCGACCTGCACCGCGGCATTGAAGGGGATTTTCTTGGCCTTCAGCTCTTCCTTGCACTCGGTGAGCATGACGTTCGCGCGCGTGAGTTCATCGCGCCCGCTGATCATCGGATACATCATCCGGATGTCACCGTGGGCGCTCGCGCGCAGGATGGCGCGCAACTGGTCTTTGAAAATTTCCGGATGATCCAGGCAGAACCGAATCGCGCGGTAGCCGAGGAAGGGATTGTCCTCCTTCGGGAAAAGGTGCGGGTGGCCCGCCATCGGTTTATCACCGCCGAGATCGAGCGTGCGAATGACGACCGGCGAGGGAGCGAGCGACTCGGCCACGGCTTTGTAAGCGTGAAACTGGTCTTCCTCGCTGGGGATGTGGCCCGCGTTGAGATAAAGAAACTCGGTGCGGAAAAGCCCCACGCCGTCTGCGAGGTATTCCTTCACCAGCGCACACTCGTCGACCTTTTCGATGTTGGCGCGCAGCGTGATCGTGACGCCGTCCAGCGTGGTGGCGGGACGACGGTTGGCCTCCATGAGGCGCTGCTCGAAGCCTTTCTTCTGAATCTGAATCTGTCCGTAACGGAAAAGCGTCTGCTGGGTCGGGTTGAGAATGACCAGGCCTTCGTAACCATCCACGAGCACCCAGTCGCCGGGCATCACTTGCTTCGTCAGGTCGCGCACGGCGACCACGGCGGGCACTTTCATCGAACGCGCCACAATCACCGCATGGCTCGTTTTGCTGCCGGAATCGGTGACGATCGCCAATGCCTGCGAGCTGTCGATACCGGCCGCGTCCGAGGGCGAGATGTCATTGGCGATGACCACGCGTTTTTCCACGAGCTGGCTGAGATTCTGGCTGGAGTGTCCGAGAAGATTCTGGAGAACGCGTTGCGCGACATCGCGGATGTCACCGGAACGCTCGCGCAGGTATTCATCATCGATCTCGGAGAACGCCTTGATGTAACGCTGCGAAACTTTGTTGAAGCAGGTCTCGATGTTTCGCCCGCTCGTCTCGAACTCGCGGATCGTTTCCGAAATCAGCGCCTGGTCTTCGAGGACGAGGAGATGTGCATCAAAAATCTGGGCTTCCTCGGGCCCGAGATTCTTGTCCACCTCGGACATGATCTTCTGGATCTGCTGGCGCGTAACCAAGATCGCGTGATCGAAGCGCGAGATCTCCTGCATGCGTTTCTCGGGCTCGACCTGATAGGCCGGCACTTCGACGTCGCTCTGCAGATACAAAAACGCCTGGCCATAAGCGATTCCCTGCGAGGCGGCGATGCCTTGCACCAGAGTCTCGGTTTTACCGCGTTTATCCGTGGACATTCAGAGTGTCCGTTTGGCCGGGGTTGGACTCGGGACGCACTACGATAACGGCTCCGCGTCGCGCAGCGTCAACTCGCTTTTGTTAATGAGTGCGTGGTTTTTCCACACAAGTCAGGCCAGACGCGTCTCCGTCACAAATGCCTCCGCGCCCCAAAGCTCCCGAATCCGGGCCGTGATTGCGGCGACCGGGGCGTTTTCCGGCAGAAAAGCAAAGCACGCGCTCCCGCTGCCACTCATACGCGGCGCCAGATCGAATTCCTCCCGCAAGCACTCCAATGCCACCGGCAGGGCAATATGTTTGGTGAACGCGGGCACTTCCATATTGTTAAACAACAACTCTTCGGCCGGCGCCGTAGCATCATCCATCCATGTCATCAACTGAGTCTCGGCCGCCACCGACGGCAGGTAACTGGCCGGCGCACCGGCCGCCAGTTGGCGGTAAGCCCAGACGGTGCTGATGCCAAACGCCGGCTTGAAGACCAACACGCGCCGTCCGCGCAACCGGTCGATCGCCTGCGGCGGCGGCACGCGCAACGACTCCCCTCGCCCGCGCATGATGACCGGCCCATCCTGCAAAAACAGCGGACAATCCGAGCCCAGCGTCGCGGCGACCGTCCCGAGTTCTTCCATCGTGAGCACGCCACCGGCCAGTTGATTCAACGCCAGCAGCGCCGTGGATGCATTGCTGCTGCCTCCACCCAAACCTGCTCCCATGGGAATGCGTTTCTGCAAAGAGAAATGCGCTCCACCCGTCCACGAGGCCGCCTCCGCGAAAGCCTGCGCCGCGCGCAGCACCAGATTCGTCCCGTCGATTTCCAAGGCCGGATCGTCACATTCGAGAGAGAATCCCGCCGGCCGCAGTTCGACCGTGAGCGTATCGCCGAACTCCAAAGGCGCCGCCACCGACACGAGGTCGTGAAAGCCGTCTGCCCTCCGCCCCGTGATCGCGAGGAAGAGGTTTAACTTGGCGGGACTGGATAAGACGAGCGTCACAAAATTGTGACCATAACCTTAACCGTGCGCGGGACCGATTCGAACGAATTTTCTTTCGATTGGCGGATATTAGCGTGGATTAGCACCTCAACATCATGCCTTGCGATCTCATCCTCGCCCTCGACGTCCCCACCCGTGAAGAAGCCGCGCCGATTCTCCGTCAGCTCCGTGGCGAACTGCGCTGGGTCAAGATCGGTCTTCAAATGTTCACCGCCTACGGTCCTGATTATGTGAAGGCCGTCGCCGATGAAGGTTTTAATATCTTTCTCGATCTTAAGCTCCACGACATCCCCAACACCGTCGCCAAGGCCGTCGAGTCCCTCGCCCCGCTTCCCATCGGCATGCTCACGCTCCACGCCTCCGGTGGCCGCGAGATGATGACCTACGCCCGCAAAGCCCAGCTTGCCTCCAAGCCCGACTTGCTGCTCCTCGGCGTCACCGTGCTCACCTCGATGGACGCCACCGGCCTCTGCGAACTCGGCGTCTCCGTGTCTCCCGAATCACAGGTCTCGCGTCTCGGCCAGCTCGCCTCCGACTCCGGCCTCACCGGTCTCGTTTGTTCGCCGCTCGAAGTCTCCATGCTCCGCAAACATCTTCCCGCCGGCATCCAGCTCGTCACGCCCGGCATCCGTCCCGCCGGTGAAGCCGGTGGCGATGACCAGAAACGTATCATGACTCCCGGCGACGCCGCCCGCGCCGGCTCCAGTTATATCGTTGTCGGGCGCCCGATTCTCAAAGCCAAGGACCCCGTCGCCGCCACCCGTGCCATCCTCGCCGACCTCGCCTCTGCCTGATCTTCAACTTAAACTTTGAACTTAAACTAAAAAACATGCCACGCACCGCCGCCATCCTTCTCGCCGCAGGCAGCGGCCATCGCATGAACGGGACCGTCGAGGACAAGATCCTCGCCCCCCTCGGTGGTCGCCCGCTCTTCGTGCACTCGGCCACCGCGTTCGCCGAGAGCGGTGTCGCGGATTTCTACGTCATCGTTTACCGTGATCAGAAGCAGATGCTCGAGCTATCTGCCTACGCCCCGACTCCCGCCCTCTTCGTCCCCGGCGGCGAAGAGCGTCAGGACTCCGTGGCCGCCGCGCTCGCTGCTCTCCCGCCCGACATCGGCAAGGTGTTTATCCACGACTGCGCACGCCCGTTTGTCCGCGTCGACCAGCTCATCGCCCTGCACAAGATCGTTCTGCGCGAAGATGCCGTCGTCCTCGCCCATCGCGTGACCGACTCTATTAAAGAGCACCGTGCCGACGGCCACCTCAAGTCCCTCAACCGCGACAAACTCTGGGCCATGGAAACCCCCCAGGTTTTTGCCCGCGATCTGATCGACGCCGCCTACGCCAAGGTCGCCAAGAAAAAGCTCCACATCACTGACGACGCCGCCGCCGTGGAACTCCTTAAACACCCCGTCGCCATCTTGGAAAACTCGCACGCCAACCCCAAGCTCACCACGCCCGCCGACCTGCCTTGGTTCGAGTATCTCCTCTCGCAATCGCAGTCATGACCTCCCTCCGCATCGGTCACGGTTACGACATCCACCGCATCGTCGCGGGACGTCCGATGATCCTCGGCGGTGTGCGCTTCGAAGCCGACTACGGCCTCGACGGTCACTCCGATGCCGACGCCCTCACCCACGCGATTTGCGACGCGCTCCTCGGCGCCGCCGCCCTGCCCGACATCGGTCATTTTTTCCCCAACACCGATCCCGCCTACAAGAACATCGATTCGCAGGTTCTGCTCCAACGCGTGACCGCCGAGCTCGCCAAGCTCGGTTGGCGCATCGTCAACATCGACGCCTCGGTCATCGCCGAAAAACCCAAGATCTACCCGCGCCTCGCCGAGATGAAGTCCGCCCTCGCGCGCTCCACCGGACTCGGCGTCGGCCAGATCGGCCTTAAGGCCACCACCAACGAGGGCGTTGACCAAATCGGCGAGGGTCTCGCCATCGCCGCCCACGCCGTCGCGCTCATCGAGCACGTTTAACTTATCCATGCGTCCGTCCGCCGCCCGTCCTCCGTCCTCCGTCCTCTGTCTTCTGTCCGCCGTCCTCTGTCTTCTGTCCATCACCGGCTGCACCAAACGCGAAACCGCCGTCGAACGCGGTAACCGCGAACAGATTCTCATCCGCGGCATGGGCCCCGAGGTCGCCGATCTCGACCCGCACCTCGCCACCACCGCCAACGATTATACCGTCCTCTCCGCTCTCTTCGAGGGACTCGTGGCCGAAGACCCGCAGACTCTCGCCCCCGTCCCCGGTGTCGCCGAACGCTGGGAACTGTCCGCCGACGGGCTCACCTATACGTTTCACCTTCGCGCCAACGCCCGCTGGTCTAACGGCGAGCCGGTCACCTCGCGCGATTTCATCGGCTCCTGGAAACGCGTGCTCACGCCGTCCCTCGCCGCCGACAACGCGTATCTTCTCTACATCGTCCAGAACGCCGAGGCGTTTCACAAAGCCAAGCTCACGAATTTTTCCCAGGTCGGCTTCTCCGCACCCGACGACCGCACCGTCCGCATCACGCTCGAGCACCCCGCCGCCTCCTTCCTCTCCATGGTGCAGCACTGGGTGTGGTGGCCCGTGCACGTGCCCACGCTCGAAAAATCCGGCTCACCCTACACGCGCGGCAACCGCTGGACGCTCCCCGCCACGTTCGTCGGCAATGGTCCGTTCGCCCTCAAGGAATGGCGCACCGGCCAGCACATCGACGTGGTCAAGTCCGCCACCTACTGGGACGCCGCGACCGTCCGCCTGAACGGCATTCGCTTCCTGCCCATCGAGGATCTCAACGCCGAGGAACGCGCGTTCCGCTCCGGCCAGCTTCACCTCACCGAGGCCATGCCCGTCGCCAAGGTCGACGCCTACCGCAAGGACAACCCCGCCGTCCTCCGCATCGATCCGTATCTCGGCACCTACTACTACACGCTCAACACCAACCGACCTTTCCTTAACGACGTCAAAGTCCGCCGCGCCCTCGCCCTCGCCGTGGACCGCGCAGGCATCGCCGAAAAAATCCTTCGCGCCGGCCAGCAACCCGCCCACGCCTTCACCCCTCCAGGCACCGCCGGCTACACGTCCACCTCCGGCATTGCCACCGACTTCAACGAAGCCCGCCGCCTGCTCACCGAAGCCGGTTATCCCGAAGGCAAAGGCGCGCCCGTCCTCGAAATCCTGCTCAACACCTCCGACAACCATCGCATCATCGCCGAGGCCATGCAGGCGACCTGGCGCGCCGAGCTCGGCTTGGAAATCCGCCTGCTCAACATGGAAGGCAAAAGCGTGCTCGCCGCCCGCCGCGCAAAAGATTTCCAGATCCTGCGTTCGTCCTGGATCGGTGACTACAACGACCCCGCGACGTTCCTCTCCGTGTGGACGGCCGACAGCGGCAACAACCACAGCGGCTGGAGCAACCCCGCCTACGACCAGTTGCTCTTCCAAGCCGCCCGCACCTCCGACGCCACCGCTCGCAACGCACTCTTTGAACAAGCCGAAGCGATCCTCATCGCCGATGCACCGTTCGTCCCGATCTATCATTACACGCACGTCTTCCTGTTAAACCCATCCGTGCAAGGCTGGCATCCAACGATCCTCGATCACCACCCCTACAAGCACGTTTGGCTTCAAAGCCAGTAGTCCACACTGACGGCGCTCCAAACTTTTTATAGAACTATATTTGAGAATGTTCGCTAATTATGAAATCCAAACGAATCTTTTTTGTCGCGATATTTTTATTAATACTAGGTGTCAGCTTATGGTGGTCTATATCCCCAAAAAAGCCGGCCGAATCGTCGCATGCGGCTGCGTTAATCGAACCCTCACAAGAACCAACGCAGCAAATCACGGAACCGACCTTAATCGTTCCGCCTCCTCGCAACGCAAGCCCTGAGGATCTGCATCAATGGTGGCTTAAAATGTCTAAGCTAGATCAAAAATTTGAATGGAAGATGCCAATAGAGTTTTACGGAAAAGTCATAGATGATGAAGGGCTTCCAGTATCGGCCGCAATCGTAAGCATGCATTGGACCGATATCTCTCCCAATGGCACCTCCGAACGGACTATGACAGCTGATACTCAGGGAAATTTTAGTTTAAACGGAGTTAACGGTAAGCGCTTAATTATTCGTATAAAGAAAGATGGTTACAGAATATATGATAGCGGCAACCGATTCAGCTTTGAATACGCTGCCTACTATGAACCGGAGTGGCACGTTCCGAATGCAGGCAACCCGGTCATCTTTAAGATGCATAAAAACCGCCAGGCCGACCCGCTTGTTGTTCGTGAAAATCAAGAGGCTGAACTTTCCTCAGGTCAAAAGCGTTCCTTTGTTATAGGCCCCAAAGGTGCGGCCGTGATGGTGGAACGTTTGCCCAATATAGATACTAGCCGCAAGGGTTGGGCGGCCCGTATAAGCGTTCCCGGTGGTGGTCTCGTTATATCGACAGTAGAGTTTCCGATTGAGGCTCCAGAAACTGATTACATGGAAACCATTGAGGTAACAGATAAAACACCCAAGCCAGTTGTTTGGCAGGGCGATAACGGCGCAGCCTTTTTTGTTAAAACGCAGCAAGGGTATGGTCGGGTCACAGTGCGCAACACACCTGGCGCGGCTTGGGTCTATGTCACGTCCTACTTTAATCCGAACCCGGCCAGCCGGAACTTGGAATTTGATCCCGCCAAAGTGATAAAGCCCGCGCCGTAACGTCTGCGCAACGTCCCCAATCACCAAACGGCACACGTCGCGCCAGCCCTCCGCAGCCTCCGAGCCGTCAAGCAGTCTACTTCCTCCTCCGCCCGCGATAACGCGTGCTCCGTCCGGTGGAGTGCAACCCCGCTGGGAGCGGCCTGGACGGTGCAGTGGCTCGCGCGAAGCGGCACTCCGCCAGTCCGCGCCGTCACGTCTACGACGACCGTGCTCTGTGCCGCCTGTGCACGGAGGTATGCCCTCTTAAAGGTGACCGAAGGACACTTCAGATCCCGCCCAGCCTGCTTATGCGCTATGCTTGATCCACGTCATTGTTTTTTCCGCGAGGCGGTCGAACGCAACCACGCAGGCTTCGAGGTGTTCTTCTTTCGTGTCTTCGATTTTGTTGTGACTGATGCCGTGCAAACTTTGCACGAACATCATCACCGTCGGCACGCCCGCTCCGCACATTTCCGCCGCATCGTGCAACGGGCCCGACGGCATGCGGTGCGATACTCCGCACGTTTCCTTAATCGCCTCGTCGCAGAGTTCGATTAACTCCGGCGCAAACGGACGCGGTTCGATGTGCCACAACCGTTCCCACTCCACGGTCATGCCTCCCTCCATCGCGAAGCGTTCGCTGGCCGCCTTCGCCTCGGCCAGCATGCGCGCCAGCGCGTCCGCATCCAGATGCCGTTGATCGAGCGTGATCCGGCACTCCGCCACCACACTTGTCACGATCCCCGGCTTCGTCGTGCAGGATCCGATCGTGCACACGCCGCCGTTCCGGTCCGTGATCGCATAAATTTCCGGACTCATCCGTGCCGCCGCCAGGAACGCATCCTTGCGCCGATTCATCGGCGTGCTGCCCGAGTGCGCCGCCTGGCCGCGAAACGTGATCGCATGCCGTTCCACGCCGAACGTCCCCAGCACTGCGGCCAGCGGCAGGTCGAGGTCCAGCAGCACCGGACCTTGCTCGATGTGCAATTCGATGTAGGCGGCCGCGGACTTCAACTCCACGCCGCTGTCCTTCACGCTCTCAAACTCCAGATCACACGCCTGCAACGCCTCGGGCAACCTCGTGCCCGTTTTGTCCGTCAACTTTCGTGCCTCGTCCATGTCGAGCGTGCCCGCGCATGCCGACGAACCGAATAAACTTTTCCCAAAGCGCGCACCTTCTTCGTCCGCCCAATCCACGAGCCGCACCGTCACCGGCGGGCGTCCACCATATTGCGTTACGATGCGCCGCAGAATCTCCACGCCCGCGACCACGTTGAGGCAGCCGTCGAGCCAGCCGCCGTTCGGAACCGAATCCAGATGACCGCCGATCACCAGCGCGCGCTCGGAATCACCCTTCAACGTCGCCCAGAAATTCCCCGCCGCGTCCGTGTGCATTTCCACCGGCAGCTCCTCGAGCTTGGCGCGCAGCCACGCGCGCGCGCTCAACCACGTTCCGCCAAACGCCACGCGTTGCGCACCGTTTTCATCACCGGTGAGCCGGCGCAATTCCTTCAGCTCGGCCACTGTTCGCTTCGGATCTAAGGTCATGACATGTCGTGAGGTTGAGGCGGCCGGCATGCCCCGCTGCAGTTTAGGCACGGCCGATGCTAGAACCATGAGTCAGCAACTAATGAGCCAGCCCGCGTTCTCGCCCGCTCGCTCTCGCACGAATGATCTTTCAACAAGACACGCCCGCCGAGCACCCCCGGAGAACCTCACTCCCCATCCAGCGGCTCATTCCTGCGCACACCCACCGCGCACCGATTTTTTAACATGCCCACCCTATCCACTGTCGTCGACGGCCTGAAGCTTCCCAATCCTTTCATCATCGGCTCCGGCCCTCCCGGCACCAACCTCAGTGTGATCAACCGCGCGTTTCGCGAGGGCTGGGGCGGCGTCATTGCCAAGACCGTCAGTCTCGACGCCTCGAAGGTCGTCAACGTTTCCCCCCGCTACGCCAAACTCCACTCCAACAACGGCGAGATCATCGGCTGGGAAAACATCGAGCTCATCAGCGACCGTCCCTTCAAAATCTGGGAGGACGAATTCAAGCGCTGCAAAGATGCCCAGCCTCCCGGTGCGTTGATCGCCTCCATCATGGAGGAGTTCAACAAGGACGCGTGGATCGAGCTCGTGCAGCGTTGCGAGGCGGCCGGCGTCGATGCGTTCGAACTCAACTTCTCCTGCCCTCACGGTTTGCCTGAACGCAAGATGGGCGCCGCCATGGGCCAGGACCCCGCGATTCTCGAGGAAGTGTGCGGTTGGGTGAAGTCCGCCACCAAGCTCCCCGTCTGGGCAAAGATGACGCCCAACATCACCCACATCGAAGATCCGGGCCGCGCCGCACTTCGCGGCGGCGCCACCGGTCTCGCAGCCATCAACACGATCCGCAGCGTGATGGGCGTTAACCTCGAAACGCTGCGCCCCGAACCCACCGTCGAGGGCTACACCACGCCCGGCGGCTATTCGTCGAAAGCCGTGAAACCCATCGCACTTCGCATGGTCATGGAGCTCGCGACCATGATTCAGAAAGAATTCCCCGATCGCAGTCTCTCCGGCCTCGGCGGAATCGAAACGGGCGAGGACGCCGCGCAGTTTATTCTCCTCGGTGCCGACACCGTTCAAGTCTGCACAGGCGTCATGAAGTTCGGCTACGAATGCGTGAAGCCCATGCAGGACCAGCTCCTCGCGTTCATGGAAAAACACAAATTCGAGACCATCGCGGACTTCAAAGGCAAGAGTCTCCCCTACTTCACCACGCACGCCGATCTCGTCGTCAAACAAACCGCCCGCAAGGACGCCCAAAAAGCCGCGGTCGCCGCCTCCGCTTCAGCCACGAAAAAAATGGTCGCCAACGATGCGGAATGGACCGGCGACGATTTCGTCAAGCAGTCCAACGACCTCGCCCGCTAACGTCCGACCAACGGACGCGTCATGTCCCTTCCCATCTGTCAGAACTACATCGGCGGCCAGTGGATGCCCGCGTCGTCTTCAGCGACGACGCCCGTGTTCAATCCGTCGACCGGTGAGATTATCGCCACTTGTCCCGTCGGCACCTGCGTCGACGCCGAGGCCGCGATCGCAGCTGCTGCTGCCGCATTTCCTGCGTGGCGCGACACACCGCCTGTTGATCGCGCACGTGTATTTTTCCGCTATCGCCATCTGATCGAACAAAACTTCGAACGCATCACTGCGTTGATCTGCCGCGAACACGGCAAGACCGCCATCGAAGCCAAAGGCGACCTGCATCGCGGACTCGAAAACGTCGAATACGCCTGTGGGATCCCCACGTTGCTCATGGGCGACACGCTCGAAAATATCGCCCGCGGCGTGGATTGCGAAACAATGAACCAGCCGCTCGGCGTCTGCGTCGGCATCACGCCGTTTAACTTTCCTGCAATGGTTCCGCTCTGGATGTTCCCGTTGGGAATCGCGTGCGGAAACACCTTCGTTTTCAAGCCGAGCGAAAAAGTCCCGCTCACCGCCATCGCACTCGTCGAACTCCTCATCGAAGCCGGCCTGCCCAAAGGCGTGATGAACCTCGTTCACGGTGGTCGTGAAGTCGTGGACACGCTCCTCACCCATCCGACCGTCAAAGCCATTTCCTTCGTCGGCTCAACTCCCGTCGCCAAACACATCCACGAGACCGGCACGCGCCACGGCAAGCGCGTCCAAGCCAACGGCGGCGCCAAAAACTACATCGTCATCATGCCCGATGCCGACATGGGCAAAACCGTCGAAAACCTCGCCACCGCCGCCTTCGGTTGCGCCGGCGAGCGCTGCATGGCGGGCTCCACCGCGATCACTGTGGGCGCCGCCGCCGATAAACTTCTCCCCGATCTCATCACCGCAGCCAAGGCCATCAAGGTCGGCCCCACCGATCGCGCCGCGCAACCACACATGGGCGCCGTTATCACCGCAGCCCACCGCGATCGCATCGCCAGCCTGGTCGACAGCGGCGAATCCGAAGGCGCCAAAATTCTGGCCGACGGCCGCACACTCAAAGTTTCCGAAGCGCCCGCCGGTTTTTATTTTGGACCGACCATTGTCGACGACGTTCGAGACCACATGGCACTCGCCCGC
This portion of the Rariglobus hedericola genome encodes:
- the preA gene encoding NAD-dependent dihydropyrimidine dehydrogenase subunit PreA, whose translation is MPTLSTVVDGLKLPNPFIIGSGPPGTNLSVINRAFREGWGGVIAKTVSLDASKVVNVSPRYAKLHSNNGEIIGWENIELISDRPFKIWEDEFKRCKDAQPPGALIASIMEEFNKDAWIELVQRCEAAGVDAFELNFSCPHGLPERKMGAAMGQDPAILEEVCGWVKSATKLPVWAKMTPNITHIEDPGRAALRGGATGLAAINTIRSVMGVNLETLRPEPTVEGYTTPGGYSSKAVKPIALRMVMELATMIQKEFPDRSLSGLGGIETGEDAAQFILLGADTVQVCTGVMKFGYECVKPMQDQLLAFMEKHKFETIADFKGKSLPYFTTHADLVVKQTARKDAQKAAVAASASATKKMVANDAEWTGDDFVKQSNDLAR
- a CDS encoding CoA-acylating methylmalonate-semialdehyde dehydrogenase, with amino-acid sequence MSLPICQNYIGGQWMPASSSATTPVFNPSTGEIIATCPVGTCVDAEAAIAAAAAAFPAWRDTPPVDRARVFFRYRHLIEQNFERITALICREHGKTAIEAKGDLHRGLENVEYACGIPTLLMGDTLENIARGVDCETMNQPLGVCVGITPFNFPAMVPLWMFPLGIACGNTFVFKPSEKVPLTAIALVELLIEAGLPKGVMNLVHGGREVVDTLLTHPTVKAISFVGSTPVAKHIHETGTRHGKRVQANGGAKNYIVIMPDADMGKTVENLATAAFGCAGERCMAGSTAITVGAAADKLLPDLITAAKAIKVGPTDRAAQPHMGAVITAAHRDRIASLVDSGESEGAKILADGRTLKVSEAPAGFYFGPTIVDDVRDHMALAREEVFGPVLNVIRMDDLDAAIETTNRSAFGNGAAIFTNSGQAAREFKHRVKAGMIGINVGVPATMAMFPFTGWDDSFFGDLHIQGKEAVQFYTRQKVVSTRWFSEGVGDVWKK